The Vicia villosa cultivar HV-30 ecotype Madison, WI linkage group LG1, Vvil1.0, whole genome shotgun sequence genome includes a region encoding these proteins:
- the LOC131629321 gene encoding protein trichome birefringence-like 5 — MLPQNNRYTVPTLFFLALFLLSIFFYSFFIFNRTTLQTPLSYRSDLYLQVKPSPLLSPPPPPPPQQPPPPPPQQSSSTGVGVSVADQESVDVTDSENVDDAALGLKGCDLYTGTWVEDENYPIYEPGSCPYVDEAYDCKNNGRNDTRYTQWRWKPYGCDLPRFSAKDFLARLRGKNLMLVGDSMNRNQFESILCILREGLQNKSKMYEIHGHKITKGRGYFIFKFEDYNCTVSFVRSHFLVREGVRMNAQGSSNPTLSIDRIDKTSNRWKRADILVFNTGHWWAHGKTARGINYYKEGDYLYPKFDQVEAYRKAIATWGKWIDNNINPKRQTVYYRGYSSAHFRGGDWDSGGSCNGETEPVLNGSILNNYPLKMKIVEEVIQRMKIPVKLLNVTRLTNFRKDGHPSVYGKTLAAGKKVSTRRQDCSHWCLPGVPDAWNELIYATLVLQQTNSRN, encoded by the exons ATGCTTCCCCAGAATAACCGTTACACTGTTCCGACGCTATTCTTCCTCGCATTGTTCCTTCTCTCTATCTTCTTCTActccttcttcatcttcaatagaaccactcttcaaaCACCTCTCTCGTATCGTTCAGATCTCTATCTCCAAGTCAAACCTTCTCCGCTTCTCTCTCCTCCCCCGCCACCGCCACCGCAACAACCACCACCACCGCCACCACAACAATCCTCCTCCACTGGTGTCGGTGTCAGTGTGGCTGATCAGGAAtctgttgatgttactgattctGAGAATGTTGACGATGCAGCTTTAGGTTTGAAGGGATGTGATTTGTACACGGGGACATGGGTGGAGGATGAGAATTATCCGATATATGAACCGGGTTCTTGTCCTTATGTTGACGAGGCTTATGATTGCAAAAACAATGGAAGGAATGATACTCGTTATACGCAATGGCGGTGGAAACCTTACGGTTGTGATCTTCCCAG GTTTAGTGCCAAGGACTTTTTGGCAAGACTGAGAGGTAAAAACCTAATGCTGGTAGGAGATTCTATGAACCGAAACCAATTTGAGTCCATTCTGTGTATACTTCGTGAAGGCCTGCAAAATAAGAGCAAAATGTACGAGATACATGGTCATAAAAtaacaaaaggaagaggctactttattttcaaatttgag GACTATAATTGTACAGTATCATTTGTGAGATCTCATTTCCTTGTGAGGGAGGGAGTTCGCATGAATGCACAAGGGAGTTCAAATCCTACATTATCAATAGATCGAATTGACAAGACATCTAACCGTTGGAAGAGGGCTGACATTCTCGTCTTCAACACCGGGCACTGGTGGGCTCATGGAAAAACTGCTCGAGG AATAAATTATTACAAAGAAGGCGATTATCTATATCCTAAATTTGATCAAGTTGAGGCGTACAGAAAGGCTATAGCGACGTGGGGAAAATGGATCGACAATAATATCAATCCAAAAAGGCAGACTGTTTACTATCGCGGATATTCTTCTGCTCATTTCAG GGGTGGAGACTGGGACTCAGGTGGATCATGCAACGGTGAAACCGAACCGGTTTTAAATGGCTCCATCTTGAATAACTATCCATTGAAAATGAAGATAGTGGAAGAAGTGATTCAGAGAATGAAGATTCCAGTAAAGCTATTAAAtgtcacaaggctgactaatTTCCGCAAGGATGGCCACCCATCTGTCTATGGCAAGACCTTGGCGGCTGGAAAGAAAGTCTCCACGAGGCGGCAAGACTGCAGTCATTGGTGTCTTCCCGGAGTCCCTGATGCGTGGAATGAACTAATTTATGCGACTCTGGTTTTACAGCAAACAAACTCAAGGAATTGA